From a single Arachis hypogaea cultivar Tifrunner chromosome 3, arahy.Tifrunner.gnm2.J5K5, whole genome shotgun sequence genomic region:
- the LOC112791242 gene encoding transcription factor TGA1 isoform X1 — protein sequence MNSPTSHFVPPRRMGVYDPIHQISMWEENFRSNVSLSASTLLIDDAEIKFDNQSEYASHGIPGTSKQYDQEANRLADKIQRRLAQNREAARKSRLRKKAYVQQLESCRVKLMQLEQEVDHAKQQGLHIGGTGLGSNSLGFAASLNSGITNFEMEYGRWLEERNRHTLALRNALSSHMGDVELGELVDGTMNHYFKLFGMKSAAAKADAFYVMSGMWKSSAERFFFWIGGFRPSEILKILVPRIETMTEQQRSDISNLGKSCQQAEDALSQGMDKLQQMVSESVAAGQLEEQTNTPNMSTAMERLAALVSFVNQADHLRQETLLQMSRILTKRQAARWLLALGEYFQRLQALSSFWANRPPKPAECLIP from the exons ATGAATTCTCCAACTTCACACTTTGTTCCCccaagaaggatgggagtatatGATCCAATCCACCAGATTAGTATGTGGGAAGAGAATTTCAGAAGTAATGTTAGTTTAAGTGCATCAACGCTCTTAATTGATGACGCGGAGATTAAGTTTGACAATCAG TCAGAATATGCTTCTCATGGAATACCAGGAACATCTAAACAATATGACCAAGAAGCTAACAGACTTGCTGATAAG ATACAGAGACGCCTTGCACAAAATCGAGAGGCTGCTCGTAAGAGTCGTTTGCGCAAAAAG GCCTATGTACAGCAACTAGAATCATGTCGTGTGAAGCTAATGCAGTTAGAGCAAGAGGTTGATCATGCAAAACAACAG GGATTACATATTGGTGGTACTGGATTGGGTTCTAATAGTTTGGGTTTTGCTGCCTCTTTAAATTCAG GAATAACAAACTTCGAGATGGAGTATGGACGTTGGCTAGAAGAGCGGAATAGACATACCTTGGCACTTAGAAATGCTTTAAGTTCTCATATGGGTGACGTAGAACTCGGAGAACTTGTAGATGGCACAATGAACCACTATTTTAAGCTCTTTGGCATGAAATCTGCTGCTGCAAAAGCTGATGCTTTCTACGTTATGTCCGGCATGTGGAAATCATCAGCCGAACGATTTTTCTTCTGGATTGGAGGCTTTCGCCCCTCAGAAATTCTAAAG ATTCTGGTCCCTAGGATTGAAACCATGACAGAGCAACAAAGATCAGACATAAGCAACCTTGGAAAATCTTGTCAGCAAGCAGAAGATGCTCTTTCACAAGGCATGGACAAACTTCAACAAATGGTTTCAGAATCTGTAGCAGCAGGACAACTTGAAGAACAAACTAACACTCCAAACATGTCTACTGCAATGGAGAGATTGGCAGCTCTAGTGAGCTTTGTGAACCAA GCTGATCATCTGCGACAGGAAACATTGCTGCAAATGTCTCGAATACTTACAAAACGGCAGGCTGCGAGGTGGCTTCTTGCCTTGGGGGAATATTTTCAACGCCTGCAAGCTTTGAGCTCTTTCTGGGCTAATCGTCCTCCCAAACCTGCTGAGTGCTTAATACCTTAG
- the LOC112791242 gene encoding transcription factor TGA1 isoform X2 — MNSPTSHFVPPRRMGVYDPIHQISMWEENFRSNVSLSASTLLIDDAEIKFDNQSEYASHGIPGTSKQYDQEANRLADKIQRRLAQNREAARKSRLRKKAYVQQLESCRVKLMQLEQEVDHAKQQGLHIGGTGLGSNSLGFAASLNSGITNFEMEYGRWLEERNRHTLALRNALSSHMGDVELGELVDGTMNHYFKLFGMKSAAAKADAFYVMSGMWKSSAERFFFWIGGFRPSEILKILVPRIETMTEQQRSDISNLGKSCQQAEDALSQGMDKLQQMVSESVAAGQLEEQTNTPNMSTAMERLAALVSFVNQETLLQMSRILTKRQAARWLLALGEYFQRLQALSSFWANRPPKPAECLIP, encoded by the exons ATGAATTCTCCAACTTCACACTTTGTTCCCccaagaaggatgggagtatatGATCCAATCCACCAGATTAGTATGTGGGAAGAGAATTTCAGAAGTAATGTTAGTTTAAGTGCATCAACGCTCTTAATTGATGACGCGGAGATTAAGTTTGACAATCAG TCAGAATATGCTTCTCATGGAATACCAGGAACATCTAAACAATATGACCAAGAAGCTAACAGACTTGCTGATAAG ATACAGAGACGCCTTGCACAAAATCGAGAGGCTGCTCGTAAGAGTCGTTTGCGCAAAAAG GCCTATGTACAGCAACTAGAATCATGTCGTGTGAAGCTAATGCAGTTAGAGCAAGAGGTTGATCATGCAAAACAACAG GGATTACATATTGGTGGTACTGGATTGGGTTCTAATAGTTTGGGTTTTGCTGCCTCTTTAAATTCAG GAATAACAAACTTCGAGATGGAGTATGGACGTTGGCTAGAAGAGCGGAATAGACATACCTTGGCACTTAGAAATGCTTTAAGTTCTCATATGGGTGACGTAGAACTCGGAGAACTTGTAGATGGCACAATGAACCACTATTTTAAGCTCTTTGGCATGAAATCTGCTGCTGCAAAAGCTGATGCTTTCTACGTTATGTCCGGCATGTGGAAATCATCAGCCGAACGATTTTTCTTCTGGATTGGAGGCTTTCGCCCCTCAGAAATTCTAAAG ATTCTGGTCCCTAGGATTGAAACCATGACAGAGCAACAAAGATCAGACATAAGCAACCTTGGAAAATCTTGTCAGCAAGCAGAAGATGCTCTTTCACAAGGCATGGACAAACTTCAACAAATGGTTTCAGAATCTGTAGCAGCAGGACAACTTGAAGAACAAACTAACACTCCAAACATGTCTACTGCAATGGAGAGATTGGCAGCTCTAGTGAGCTTTGTGAACCAA GAAACATTGCTGCAAATGTCTCGAATACTTACAAAACGGCAGGCTGCGAGGTGGCTTCTTGCCTTGGGGGAATATTTTCAACGCCTGCAAGCTTTGAGCTCTTTCTGGGCTAATCGTCCTCCCAAACCTGCTGAGTGCTTAATACCTTAG